From the Psychrobacillus sp. FSL K6-4046 genome, one window contains:
- a CDS encoding GNAT family protein codes for MINQYSKRFLKGDKVALRKITKEDYQDYFAMEDLMESRLLMNDEIPFPPTERDHEKFLSEINPEKDEYIFGIELKDEKIFIGTISVYAVNWKNGTCHVGVSIGADYQGKGYGTDSMKVLIDFIFNYMNLNKVKLQVFSYNKRAIASYEKCGFFLEGTLREELFRFGSYHDICTMGILRTDWKNTQV; via the coding sequence ATGATAAATCAATATAGTAAAAGGTTTCTAAAGGGAGACAAAGTCGCTTTACGTAAAATTACAAAAGAGGATTATCAAGATTACTTTGCAATGGAAGATTTAATGGAAAGTCGGTTACTAATGAATGATGAAATACCATTTCCACCTACAGAAAGAGACCATGAAAAATTCCTTAGTGAAATAAATCCTGAAAAGGATGAATATATATTTGGGATTGAACTTAAAGATGAAAAAATCTTTATTGGTACAATATCTGTTTACGCAGTGAATTGGAAAAACGGTACTTGTCACGTTGGTGTATCTATAGGAGCCGACTACCAAGGGAAGGGCTATGGAACCGACTCAATGAAAGTATTGATAGACTTTATTTTTAATTATATGAATTTAAATAAAGTGAAACTTCAAGTATTTAGTTATAACAAAAGAGCAATTGCTTCATATGAAAAATGCGGATTTTTCTTGGAAGGAACTTTAAGAGAAGAACTATTCAGGTTTGGAAGCTATCACGATATTTGTACTATGGGTATACTTAGAACAGATTGGAAAAATACTCAAGTCTAA
- a CDS encoding helix-turn-helix transcriptional regulator: MVNRMKIARMEKGLTQSELASKIGVTRQTVGLIEKGDYNPTLQLCIAIAKELDQTLNDLFWEE; encoded by the coding sequence ATGGTTAATCGTATGAAAATTGCTCGGATGGAAAAGGGCTTAACGCAATCTGAGCTAGCAAGTAAAATTGGGGTAACTCGTCAAACAGTGGGGTTGATTGAAAAAGGGGATTATAATCCAACGTTACAATTATGTATTGCGATTGCGAAAGAGCTGGATCAAACATTAAATGATTTATTTTGGGAGGAATAG
- a CDS encoding spore germination protein: MAKSNPPTLMDELSKKFEPSSDIMLKPLQIGDNKVYLFYLKTVVDGNKLHTIVIKPFFEMKSNESFQSYIESLPEQVEMTSGEELQIKLTKGAVLVSIEDRFYLLDIKLVNSDAVQQTLIEPTVYGPQLALSEDLDTNLNIIRQRYHAPTLMIEMHDMKEKSRPQVSIMYDEKTVKKSVLRNIKKKLNSLEAPLIQSAGDLQLQLNGSKVSLFPTLILTERPDRITYNLAAGKVVLMIDGSPQAVIAPIVFFDFMVSMEDSYHTFWITTFTLVLRYLGLVICLVLPAMYVAVTSYTPDVLRTELALTVAGSRLGVPYPSFVEVIFMLLFMEFLIEASMRLPKAISATATTVGGLILGTAATEAALTSNIMIIIVSAVAITSFVIPISEMSFAIRICRYLLIFYTTLFGTIGLILGALGLLMFLTNKRSFGEPYLKMYWKGEKKEIGVTTKNE; the protein is encoded by the coding sequence ATGGCAAAATCAAATCCTCCTACATTGATGGATGAGCTATCCAAAAAGTTTGAGCCTTCTAGTGATATCATGCTGAAGCCCTTGCAGATTGGTGATAACAAGGTTTACCTCTTTTATTTGAAGACAGTGGTAGACGGCAATAAACTCCACACTATCGTAATTAAGCCATTTTTTGAAATGAAATCTAATGAAAGCTTTCAGTCCTATATCGAATCGCTACCAGAGCAGGTTGAGATGACGTCAGGAGAAGAGCTGCAGATCAAGCTGACAAAAGGTGCTGTCCTCGTTTCTATAGAGGACCGGTTTTATCTGCTGGATATTAAGCTGGTCAACTCAGATGCTGTACAGCAAACTCTGATCGAGCCGACTGTTTATGGTCCACAGTTAGCGTTAAGTGAGGATTTAGATACAAACCTGAACATCATTAGACAGCGGTATCATGCGCCTACCCTGATGATTGAAATGCATGATATGAAGGAAAAGTCACGTCCACAGGTTTCGATTATGTATGATGAGAAGACAGTGAAAAAGTCTGTTCTACGTAATATTAAGAAAAAATTAAACAGCTTAGAAGCTCCACTTATCCAATCAGCGGGAGATTTGCAGCTGCAGTTGAATGGCTCTAAGGTTTCTCTTTTTCCGACGTTAATATTGACGGAGCGCCCTGATCGGATAACCTATAATCTTGCAGCAGGAAAGGTTGTACTGATGATTGATGGGAGTCCACAGGCAGTAATAGCTCCTATTGTATTTTTTGACTTTATGGTGTCTATGGAGGATAGCTATCATACCTTTTGGATTACTACCTTTACGTTGGTGCTACGATATTTGGGCTTAGTTATTTGTTTGGTGTTACCTGCTATGTATGTAGCGGTTACGTCCTATACACCAGATGTCCTACGAACGGAGCTTGCCCTCACGGTAGCGGGGAGCAGGCTTGGAGTTCCCTATCCCTCCTTTGTCGAGGTAATTTTCATGCTGCTATTTATGGAGTTTCTAATAGAGGCAAGTATGCGTCTGCCTAAGGCAATCAGTGCAACAGCTACCACAGTTGGTGGTTTAATTCTAGGTACTGCTGCTACAGAGGCAGCCTTAACCTCTAACATTATGATTATCATCGTCTCGGCGGTTGCCATTACCAGCTTTGTTATTCCCATTAGTGAGATGAGCTTCGCTATTCGGATCTGTCGTTACTTGCTCATTTTCTATACAACGCTTTTCGGCACGATAGGCCTCATACTAGGAGCGCTAGGGCTTTTGATGTTCTTAACCAACAAGCGAAGCTTTGGAGAGCCTTACTTAAAAATGTATTGGAAAGGTGAGAAAAAGGAAATAGGGGTGACAACAAAAAATGAATAG
- a CDS encoding GerAB/ArcD/ProY family transporter, translating into MNRYLYYFIIVTMVTNIIASVPRILMGESKNGVILSMVIAVIVGPILVSVLVNLFRHFPNMSLPEILKKSTSKWFYYPVLLYFAISWYLAGLITLVTYVLLFNTFISSETSIVITTLAFLIIISFGMLMKEKSVLYTTEIVLVMFLPIIFFLIMKVYTDPRLEWDYIKVAATHIQELPSYNAISAAAFIFIGVVNLSIFNKYMNFNKKFGLKHMLLLALAGVFTLFTTYFVPIGFNGFEQIENFTFPWVTTSDAVRLKFGIIERLIFIFLIVFLGVAFISLLIHWHVSLKLFESIVQIKRLKWKEINLTSYVLVIIFGVIGILVTRQISEYELLKLTLFFYNILPIFYGILIGSLLIAKRRLKT; encoded by the coding sequence ATGAATAGGTATCTGTATTACTTCATCATTGTCACGATGGTCACCAACATCATTGCGTCTGTCCCGAGGATTTTAATGGGAGAAAGTAAAAATGGCGTAATCCTTTCCATGGTCATTGCCGTCATTGTTGGACCGATTCTGGTCAGTGTCCTTGTAAACCTTTTTCGTCACTTTCCGAATATGTCCCTTCCTGAAATTCTAAAGAAAAGTACATCTAAATGGTTTTACTATCCGGTGTTACTCTACTTTGCAATTTCCTGGTATCTGGCAGGTCTAATAACACTTGTCACATATGTCCTGCTTTTTAATACGTTTATTTCTTCGGAGACCTCCATTGTCATCACGACTCTTGCATTCCTAATTATCATTTCCTTTGGGATGCTGATGAAGGAAAAAAGTGTTCTTTATACAACCGAGATAGTATTAGTTATGTTCCTACCTATTATTTTCTTTTTAATCATGAAAGTATATACCGATCCTCGTTTGGAATGGGATTATATCAAGGTAGCCGCCACCCATATTCAGGAGCTACCAAGCTATAATGCAATTTCGGCAGCTGCCTTTATTTTTATTGGTGTAGTAAATTTGTCAATCTTTAATAAATATATGAATTTTAACAAAAAGTTTGGGTTAAAACATATGCTCCTCCTAGCACTTGCTGGAGTATTTACTCTCTTTACAACGTATTTTGTTCCGATTGGCTTTAATGGCTTTGAGCAAATTGAAAACTTCACCTTCCCTTGGGTGACAACGAGTGATGCTGTACGTTTGAAATTTGGAATAATTGAGCGTCTCATCTTTATTTTTTTAATTGTCTTTTTAGGGGTGGCATTTATTAGTCTGCTCATACATTGGCACGTTTCTCTCAAGCTATTTGAAAGTATTGTTCAGATAAAACGATTGAAATGGAAGGAAATAAACCTGACTTCCTACGTGCTTGTTATTATTTTTGGAGTAATCGGGATTCTTGTAACGAGGCAAATTAGCGAATACGAGCTATTGAAGCTTACCCTCTTTTTTTATAATATCCTCCCAATCTTTTATGGTATTTTAATCGGCAGTCTACTCATCGCTAAGAGGAGGTTAAAGACATGA
- a CDS encoding Ger(x)C family spore germination protein, with protein sequence MKLNIKLLITTLGMACFLTGCGFKDIDNRIFVTGIGIDPSEKEEGKYKVTLKLAIPVSTIQQEKEPSYQYLVHEGDNIEEAVRILETHTDKTLEFGHTKIILVNEKLLEGDIKEFMDYLFRRGDIQTIAWVGAAKPTAEEILRTEPKGESAVISPLSKFFGNVGTESPYIVSTYLYEFRRSFYSEGIDAVLPIVESNESGTQLIVNKSIIVKEKQDSYHLSSNLTSDFNALANNIGGYSVKLETDELNLVLNLIDVNMKYKVVKKNDQPSSIKVDVKMSGVVSQSNKRLNVENLDEYSKLATKEIETRLKELFTTLQKEELDPFGFGLKYRTMQLYEKDIFDKWKQAYPNLPFDLTVDVSLKSTGTIQ encoded by the coding sequence ATGAAGCTAAATATTAAACTTCTTATAACAACTTTAGGGATGGCTTGCTTCCTTACAGGCTGTGGTTTTAAAGATATCGATAATCGGATATTCGTGACAGGAATTGGGATTGATCCTTCCGAGAAAGAGGAAGGTAAATATAAAGTAACACTGAAGCTTGCTATCCCAGTTTCGACCATTCAGCAGGAAAAGGAGCCCAGCTATCAGTATTTGGTTCATGAAGGCGATAATATAGAAGAGGCTGTCCGCATATTGGAAACACATACCGACAAGACGCTTGAATTTGGTCATACTAAAATAATTCTCGTCAATGAAAAGCTCTTAGAGGGTGATATTAAGGAGTTCATGGACTACCTTTTCAGAAGAGGTGATATTCAAACGATTGCCTGGGTCGGTGCAGCGAAACCAACTGCTGAGGAAATACTACGAACGGAGCCTAAAGGCGAATCCGCAGTCATTTCACCTCTCTCTAAATTTTTTGGGAATGTAGGCACCGAAAGCCCTTATATTGTCTCTACGTACTTATATGAATTTAGAAGGAGCTTTTATAGTGAAGGTATTGACGCGGTTCTACCAATCGTCGAGTCCAATGAGTCAGGCACTCAGCTGATTGTAAATAAATCAATCATCGTAAAGGAAAAACAGGATTCATATCATTTATCCTCTAACCTCACTAGTGATTTTAATGCCCTTGCCAATAATATAGGCGGTTACAGTGTCAAATTGGAAACAGATGAATTAAATTTAGTACTGAATCTAATTGATGTAAACATGAAATACAAAGTAGTTAAAAAAAATGATCAGCCTTCATCTATTAAGGTCGATGTTAAAATGTCTGGTGTAGTAAGCCAGTCCAATAAGAGATTGAATGTGGAAAACCTAGATGAGTATAGTAAGCTAGCCACCAAGGAAATAGAGACGCGGTTAAAAGAGCTATTTACTACGTTACAAAAAGAAGAGCTAGATCCTTTTGGCTTTGGACTTAAATATAGAACCATGCAGCTGTACGAGAAGGACATATTTGATAAATGGAAGCAAGCTTATCCTAACCTACCATTTGACTTGACTGTTGATGTCTCCTTAAAAAGCACGGGAACGATTCAATAG
- a CDS encoding glucose 1-dehydrogenase: MGRLTDKVAIITGGARGMGESHVRTFVREGAKVVFTDLNEEGGQALAKELGENVLFVKQDVTKAADWTTVIEETEKAFGPANILVNNAGISLSTPLMEMTEADYRKIVDINQVSVFLGTKAVVPSMEKAGGGSIVNISSMNGLVGGAVGYTDTKFAVRGMTKAAALQLAHLGIRVNSVHPGVIETPMVSQGDAVELIKEFAKHIPLKRVAQSEEVSNLVLFLASDEASYSTGSEFVIDGGLTAQ, encoded by the coding sequence ATGGGACGTTTAACAGATAAAGTAGCTATTATTACAGGTGGAGCACGTGGAATGGGTGAATCACACGTACGTACGTTTGTTAGAGAAGGCGCGAAGGTTGTTTTCACTGACCTAAACGAAGAAGGCGGACAAGCGCTAGCAAAAGAATTAGGAGAAAACGTATTGTTCGTCAAGCAAGACGTAACAAAAGCAGCTGACTGGACAACTGTGATCGAGGAAACAGAAAAAGCATTTGGCCCAGCTAACATTTTAGTTAACAATGCAGGTATTAGCCTGTCCACTCCTCTAATGGAAATGACAGAAGCGGATTACCGTAAAATCGTAGACATCAACCAAGTATCCGTATTCCTTGGAACAAAGGCAGTTGTTCCTTCTATGGAAAAAGCTGGTGGTGGCTCAATCGTGAACATCTCTTCCATGAACGGATTAGTTGGCGGAGCAGTTGGATACACAGACACTAAATTCGCAGTACGTGGTATGACGAAAGCTGCAGCTCTACAATTAGCTCACCTTGGCATTCGCGTGAACTCAGTGCATCCAGGCGTCATCGAAACACCAATGGTTAGCCAAGGAGATGCAGTGGAGCTTATTAAAGAGTTCGCTAAGCACATTCCACTTAAACGCGTAGCCCAATCAGAAGAGGTTTCTAACCTAGTCCTTTTCCTAGCATCTGACGAAGCAAGCTACTCAACAGGCTCTGAATTTGTCATCGATGGTGGATTGACTGCACAGTAA
- the qoxD gene encoding cytochrome aa3 quinol oxidase subunit IV: protein MKELFPLKQVMGFAFSLVLTAVALLVYFMDMSFGVGMTVLLLTAFTQAGLQLVVFMHAGESEDKKSIYVNVYYGLLLALFTILGTLLVMVWDM, encoded by the coding sequence ATGAAAGAATTATTCCCTCTTAAACAAGTAATGGGCTTTGCGTTTTCATTAGTGCTTACAGCAGTAGCACTGTTGGTGTACTTCATGGATATGTCATTCGGAGTTGGAATGACCGTCTTACTACTAACAGCGTTTACACAGGCTGGCTTACAGCTTGTCGTATTCATGCATGCCGGTGAATCGGAAGACAAAAAATCCATTTACGTCAATGTGTATTATGGCTTGTTGCTCGCATTATTTACGATTTTAGGTACGTTACTCGTTATGGTGTGGGATATGTAA
- the qoxC gene encoding cytochrome aa3 quinol oxidase subunit III translates to MKVDKSLPLEYSTEENSLKILGFWIFIGAEIMLFATLFASYFTLENRVGSGPSGAEIFEITPVLIETLLLLTSSFTIGLAIHAMRLNRTKATMTFFAITLLLGAAFLGVEIYEFMHYVHVGAGLQTSAFTAILLTTLGTHGLHVTFGLFWGLFILLQIKKRGLTPETANKSFIFSLYWHFLDVIWIFIFSFIYLKGMM, encoded by the coding sequence ATGAAGGTAGATAAGTCACTTCCACTAGAATACAGCACAGAAGAAAATAGCTTAAAAATATTAGGCTTTTGGATTTTCATCGGAGCGGAAATTATGCTTTTCGCAACACTTTTCGCCTCCTACTTCACCCTAGAGAACCGCGTAGGTAGCGGTCCCTCTGGTGCAGAAATTTTTGAAATAACACCAGTGTTAATCGAAACACTTTTACTTTTAACGAGTAGCTTTACAATCGGACTTGCTATTCATGCAATGCGATTGAATCGTACGAAAGCAACGATGACTTTCTTTGCGATCACTCTTCTTCTAGGAGCAGCGTTCCTTGGAGTAGAAATTTATGAGTTTATGCACTATGTGCATGTTGGAGCTGGACTTCAAACTAGTGCCTTCACTGCGATTTTATTGACGACGCTAGGAACACACGGCTTGCACGTAACATTCGGTTTGTTCTGGGGATTATTTATTCTCCTTCAAATCAAAAAACGTGGCTTGACTCCGGAAACGGCTAATAAGTCATTTATCTTCTCACTATATTGGCATTTCCTAGATGTGATTTGGATTTTCATCTTCAGCTTCATCTACTTGAAAGGAATGATGTAA
- the qoxB gene encoding cytochrome aa3 quinol oxidase subunit I, which translates to MDFFDRFAVPHPSFLIYASMVGIGLTMLAIVLGITYFKKWGYLWREWITTVDHKRIGIMYLLSALLMLFRGGVDAIMMRYQLSVPENTFLDSQHYNEVFSTHGVVMILFMAMPFIIFFFNYVIPLQIGARDVAFPRLNALSFWLFFMGMGLFNISFIVGGSPDAGWTSYFPLAGNEFSASVGTNYYMIAIQIAGLGTLMTGINFITTILKMRAPGMTLMKMPMFTWSAFIANVIIVFAFPVLTVLLAMGTMDRLFGTNFFTTDNGGMDMLWANLFWVWGHPEVYILILPAFGIFSEIISTFARRNLYGYKSMVASMVVISLLSFVVWAHHFFTMGQGPLSNSIFSITTMAIAVPTGVKIFNWLFTLWKGKIEFTTPMLYSIMFIPLFTLGGVTGVMLAMSAADYQYHNTMFLVAHFHNVIIPGVVYAMLAGLTYYWPKIFGFMLNERLGKWTAWLMSIGFVLAFIPMYITGLDGQARRMYTYSESTGFGMWNMVSFIGAGVMAISFALLVYNIYWSIRYASRDIGDDPWDARSLEWATHTPVPEYNFAVTPQVDSTQAFWDSKKNGYELFQGKVEKIHMPNNSGLPFIMSCIFFVFGFAMVFSIWPLAIVSLIGILGCLAYRSFEQDHGRYISVEEIEETERKLRGAKK; encoded by the coding sequence ATGGATTTCTTTGATCGCTTTGCCGTACCACATCCAAGCTTTTTGATATATGCATCCATGGTCGGTATCGGCCTTACGATGCTTGCGATAGTTTTAGGTATTACCTACTTCAAGAAATGGGGATACCTGTGGCGCGAATGGATCACTACTGTAGACCATAAGCGTATTGGTATTATGTACTTGCTATCTGCATTACTAATGCTTTTCCGCGGAGGCGTAGACGCAATTATGATGCGCTATCAGCTTTCGGTGCCAGAAAACACATTTTTAGATTCACAGCATTACAATGAAGTCTTCTCCACGCACGGAGTAGTAATGATTTTATTCATGGCAATGCCGTTTATCATCTTTTTCTTTAACTACGTTATTCCATTACAAATCGGAGCTAGAGATGTTGCGTTTCCACGTTTAAATGCACTTAGCTTCTGGTTGTTCTTTATGGGTATGGGATTATTCAACATTTCCTTCATCGTAGGTGGATCACCTGATGCAGGATGGACTTCCTACTTCCCACTAGCAGGTAACGAGTTCAGTGCCTCTGTTGGTACGAACTACTATATGATCGCAATACAAATAGCTGGTCTGGGTACGTTAATGACTGGTATTAACTTTATTACAACGATACTGAAAATGAGAGCACCTGGTATGACACTAATGAAGATGCCAATGTTCACATGGTCAGCATTTATCGCTAACGTAATTATCGTGTTCGCTTTCCCTGTATTAACTGTATTACTTGCAATGGGAACGATGGACCGACTGTTTGGAACGAACTTCTTTACAACAGACAATGGTGGTATGGATATGCTCTGGGCCAACCTGTTCTGGGTTTGGGGACATCCAGAGGTTTACATCCTAATCCTGCCGGCATTCGGTATATTCAGTGAGATTATTTCCACCTTTGCACGACGCAATCTATACGGCTATAAGTCGATGGTTGCTTCTATGGTAGTGATCTCTCTTCTATCCTTTGTCGTTTGGGCCCATCACTTCTTTACAATGGGTCAAGGTCCACTGTCTAACAGTATCTTCTCCATCACAACGATGGCAATTGCTGTTCCAACAGGGGTCAAGATCTTTAACTGGCTATTCACCCTTTGGAAAGGGAAGATCGAGTTCACGACACCAATGCTTTACTCAATCATGTTCATTCCACTGTTCACACTAGGTGGAGTTACAGGAGTAATGCTTGCTATGTCAGCAGCCGACTATCAATATCATAATACGATGTTCTTAGTAGCCCATTTCCATAATGTAATTATTCCTGGTGTTGTTTACGCAATGCTAGCTGGTCTTACTTACTATTGGCCGAAAATATTCGGTTTCATGTTAAACGAGCGATTAGGAAAATGGACTGCTTGGTTAATGTCTATTGGATTCGTTCTTGCCTTCATCCCAATGTATATTACGGGATTAGACGGTCAAGCACGTCGTATGTACACATATTCAGAGTCAACAGGCTTTGGAATGTGGAATATGGTTTCGTTCATCGGAGCCGGTGTAATGGCAATTTCATTCGCGTTACTTGTTTACAATATCTACTGGAGCATCCGTTATGCTTCTCGCGATATCGGAGACGATCCATGGGATGCACGTTCACTTGAATGGGCTACTCACACTCCAGTACCTGAGTATAATTTCGCAGTTACACCACAAGTTGATTCAACACAAGCATTTTGGGATTCTAAGAAAAACGGCTATGAGTTATTCCAAGGAAAAGTTGAGAAAATTCACATGCCGAATAATAGCGGTTTACCATTTATCATGAGCTGTATCTTCTTCGTCTTTGGATTTGCGATGGTCTTCAGTATATGGCCACTTGCCATTGTTTCATTGATTGGTATTTTAGGCTGTCTAGCTTACCGTTCGTTTGAACAGGATCACGGAAGATATATTTCGGTAGAGGAAATCGAAGAAACGGAAAGAAAATTGCGAGGTGCTAAAAAATGA
- the qoxA gene encoding cytochrome aa3 quinol oxidase subunit II: protein MKLKWKWALLTMVFTIVTVLTGCEPLLVLDPKGPQAETQANDIMLSIFLMSGIVIVVLAILVFVLIKYRASKQSEDYEPPHIEGNPIVEAICVGVPILIVIFLSIVSVRSNYIVESTPQGYEDQEPLIIYASSSNWKWHFSYPEQDIETVNYLYIPANRAIEFKLYSHGPITSFWIPQLGGQKYAMSDMVTTLHLAADVEGEFMGRNANFSGSGFAENIFDVTSMSHADFEEWVEEVHETAPALTEDKFEELLEPGHLGRSTYTGTHLEFSPAPSHDHDSDEEDADHEHHDMEESEHENHEQTNTDEESEHSHH from the coding sequence ATGAAATTAAAATGGAAGTGGGCTCTTTTGACGATGGTTTTCACTATTGTCACTGTGTTAACAGGCTGTGAGCCATTACTTGTTTTAGATCCTAAAGGTCCACAGGCCGAAACACAGGCAAATGATATTATGCTATCTATTTTCCTGATGTCCGGGATCGTAATTGTCGTTTTAGCTATTTTAGTATTTGTGTTAATAAAATACCGTGCTTCTAAGCAAAGTGAGGATTATGAGCCACCTCATATAGAAGGAAATCCAATTGTGGAAGCAATTTGTGTCGGGGTTCCTATTTTAATCGTTATTTTTCTTTCCATCGTATCGGTAAGAAGTAACTATATCGTTGAGTCGACACCTCAAGGCTATGAGGATCAAGAGCCGTTAATCATTTATGCTTCTTCCTCCAACTGGAAATGGCATTTTAGTTATCCAGAACAAGATATCGAAACAGTTAACTACTTATATATCCCCGCTAATCGGGCGATTGAGTTTAAATTATATTCACATGGACCAATAACTAGCTTCTGGATTCCACAGCTAGGCGGACAAAAGTATGCAATGTCTGACATGGTTACTACCTTACACCTAGCAGCTGATGTGGAAGGCGAATTCATGGGAAGAAATGCGAACTTCAGTGGATCCGGATTTGCAGAAAACATCTTTGACGTTACCTCTATGTCTCATGCTGATTTTGAGGAATGGGTAGAGGAAGTACATGAAACTGCACCAGCACTTACAGAAGACAAGTTTGAAGAGTTATTAGAGCCAGGACATCTTGGACGCTCTACGTATACAGGAACACATTTAGAATTCTCCCCTGCTCCTAGTCACGACCATGATTCAGACGAAGAGGATGCAGATCACGAGCATCATGACATGGAGGAATCCGAGCATGAGAATCATGAACAAACGAATACCGATGAAGAATCCGAGCATTCTCATCATTAA